A region of the Prevotella melaninogenica genome:
AAAAGCCATTCAGATACATCTCATTCGTGTCAACGCCCTCTGGTTCGAGGAAGAGAGGATGGCTATTCTTGTCAGGGAAGGTGACGAGTTTCGTCTCAATCGAAGGGCAGTAGCGTGGACCTGTACTCTGAATCTGCCCATTGAATAGGGGAGAGTCAGCCACTCCACGTCGCAACACCTCATGTGCTTCCTCGTTCGTGTTACACGTCCAGCAAGGCAACTGCGGCAGATGACGATGCGGACCATAAAAAGAGAACTGGTGATAGTCCGTCTCTCCCGGTTGTGGTTCCATCTCGTCGAAGTGAACCGAACGGCGGTCTATACGCACAGGAGTACCCGTCTTCATGCGATCGGCACGAATACCATGGCGCGTAATACTCTCTGTAAAGTTGTGAACAGCAGGCTCTGCGCATCGTCCACCTTCTACCTTTCGTTTCCCGATATGCATCAGTCCGTTAAGGAAGGTACCTGCAGTGATAACTACTGTACGTGCGTAGATGTCAATACCCCATATTGTTCTGACACACAATACCTTACCATTCTCTACTAACAATTCGTCAGCTTGATCCTGAAAGATGTCAAGGTTATCCGTATGGTCGAGTATTGTGCGCCATTCCCAGATAAATTTACCACGGTCACACTGCGCTCGTGGACTCCAAACGGCAGGTCCCTTTGAGCGGTTCAGCATACGAAACTGTATCGCTGTTGCGTCGGTAACCAGTCCCATATAGCCCCCAAGAGCATCTATCTCTCTGACTATCTGACCTTTGGCGATACCTCCTACAGCAGGATTACAGCTCATCTGGCCGATTTTATTCATATCCATTGTTACCAAACAAGTGCTTGCACCCAAGTTGGCAGCTGCTGTAGCAGCTTCACAACCTGCGTGTCCACCGCCGATAACAAGTACATCATACTTGAATTTCATCGTCTTCTTTCAAAAGTATAGGGGCAGAATACCCCTAATTTATAACGTCACAAAATTAAGAAATAAAATCGAATTATACCTATATAATAGATAGAAAAGTGGTTCTTCCGTTAAATGCGTAGATTGTTAATAGGATGAGATTAATCTACATAAATGGTGTGTTTACTCTCAATAAGATGGTTTTATAAAGGGGAATAAATTACATAATAAATGTAATTAGGTGCGATGTCTATTTGTATTCTACAAACAACTTATTCCCTTATTAGTTGAGATTTGTAAACTAATTTTATGCAGTTCAAAACCAATACATGCTCTTTTGGCTTCTAAAAGACGCCTAATTGGCTTGCAAAAGATGCCCTTTAAGACGTTTACTAACGCCCTTTTGAAGTCCAATAAAGCACCTTTTGCCTTATTACTTTATAACTAATTGAATTCCATGTGGTTACAAGCCTACTCTTTGTCTGTGGTTTTGCCGTTATTTATAGATGTCTTATTTGAAAATATGTAATGATATTTCAAACCCTTGTGTGTATATTTTCGAAGCCTTAAAGTGTAAAGGTTTTCAATGAAAGAGGCTGATAATAGGATAGATAGTTGACTTTCTTAGCTATGTTTTTGCTTAATGAGTAACTTCGGTTCTTCCGTTAAAGCAGTACGAAAAGCATCCACGCATTTAACGGAAGAAGCCAGAAAAGTTCCCCTCTCAATATCCCTTTCCTTTTAGTTCAGTAGCCACGCAATGCCCAAACCAATGTTACTATATCGTGAGAATTCGTTGAAAGAAATGTCGTAGTAAGTGTTTAGGTGCAGTCGTGGTGAAACCTTATAATCCACTCCGACTTCACTCATAAAGTTGAAGTGGCTGGCATGTCCTGGTTTAGCCCAGTCATCCTGTCTCTTTGAGTTGTAACGATTATAGCTTTCTACGTAGAAACTCCACTTGTCAGTAGGCTGATAAGTGAGGTTAGCACCGAAGAAAAGGTCAGGATTCTCTGTATCTCCATCCCATTCACCTCCCAAGTCATAACCCAATGTAAACTTACTACTCAATTCGTTTTCGAATAAGAGGTGAGCTTGAATACCTACATGTTTGGGAAGGTAGTGTGCATTACTACCACCAGGAATGAGTATTGTACCCATAAAGGAAACCTTTGGAAGCACCTTTCCGCCCTCATAAACCTTGATTTTCGTACCAATAGCGGCATTAGCAATGCCTCCAAAATTCCCTTCAGGCGTACGAGTTATACATTCGTCTATCTGTAATCTTACCTCCGCTTGTGGGGTTAATCCAAGACGAAACATAGATGTGTTGATAGTGAAAGTACGTGCGTGTTCACCGTTTCTTCTGTCCCATTCAAGTACGATACCAGTTTCCCAATCAATCTTTCCTGGTTTCATGATACCGACACCAGTCGTGGCACCAGGCGCATCTGGCGAATAATCTTCAGTGTCTTGTGCCATTGAATGTACAGAGATGAAGGTAAGGAGAGATAGGCATAAAGTTCTCCTTAAACCACTTTTAAGATAGGCAATCATAGTCTTCTTTCTTATTGATAATGTTTTCGTTTGTTTTATTGAGGATTACAGTCCCTTATCCGTAATATCATCTTTTTACACTCATCTTCGAATAGGGGAATGTTATATCAGCTACAAAGATACGCATTAATCGTTTGAAAATGCGTATTGAATGGTAAAAGTCTTCCTTATCTGCGAAAACTAATGTCGTTTTGCTATCTTCTTTACGTCTAATAGCTATCTATTCCTCCCTTTTTTATTGTCGTGCTGATACTCCGCACGCGATGTGCTAACGCTCCGCACATATCGTGCTAACGCCTCGCACGTGTGGTGCGGGGGCTTCGCACCCTATAAGGAGAGGCTCATGTCGATGGATGAAATTCAATTTGTAAAAAGCAGTTGATGCTTCATCGTTATACAGGTTTGCATTCTTTGTTTATAAAGATAATATGTATCTTTGCATATTCGGATATAATAACAAACAAATGAAGCTAAATAATAAGATAGAAGCAGGAAACGAAGAACGTACAGCCTTAGGCATTCTGCTCACGATAAGTTTTTGTCATCTGTTAGATGACACGATGCATTCGATGCTTCCAGCAATTTATCCGATGTTGAAAGACGAGTTTGGATTATCCTTCTTTCAAGTCGGAATCATAACGTTGGTGCTACAGCTAACCTCTTCCATCATCCAACCCTTCGTAGGACTCTATGCTGATAAGCATCATGGTTGGTGGCAGTTGCCTGTGAGTATGGTGTTCACGCTCATCGGTATCTTTATGCTGTCGTATGCCGATAGTTTCCTTGTAATCTTATTATCTGTATCGTTATTCGGCTTAGGCTCTTCTATTTTCCATCCACAAGGTTCGCAAGTGGCACAACAAGCCTCTGGTGGTCGCAATGGCTTAGCACAGAGTATTTTCCAGGTAGGAGGCAATGG
Encoded here:
- a CDS encoding transporter, with amino-acid sequence MIAYLKSGLRRTLCLSLLTFISVHSMAQDTEDYSPDAPGATTGVGIMKPGKIDWETGIVLEWDRRNGEHARTFTINTSMFRLGLTPQAEVRLQIDECITRTPEGNFGGIANAAIGTKIKVYEGGKVLPKVSFMGTILIPGGSNAHYLPKHVGIQAHLLFENELSSKFTLGYDLGGEWDGDTENPDLFFGANLTYQPTDKWSFYVESYNRYNSKRQDDWAKPGHASHFNFMSEVGVDYKVSPRLHLNTYYDISFNEFSRYSNIGLGIAWLLN